One window from the genome of Elaeis guineensis isolate ETL-2024a chromosome 5, EG11, whole genome shotgun sequence encodes:
- the LOC105047122 gene encoding calmodulin-like protein 2: MKLSVGTIFGSYKKPSKKKSRSISRSDASFASTATSSSEDSTSSRLRSTPRSVLPPPAGKTPSSSGSDDLWLLSPASSSVSDLFAVFDRDGDGKITPHELEAVLRRLGGVDPPTEEEVASMVAEVDRDGDGCISLEEFGAIGTAFGPPAGAELREAFAVFDANGDGKISAEELLGVFSTLGDEGCTLEDCRRMIGGVDTDGDGFVCFDDFVRMMDGRR, encoded by the coding sequence ATGAAGCTCTCCGTCGGAACCATCTTTGGCTCCTACAAGAAGCCTTCAAAGAAGAAGAGCCGTTCGATCTCTCGCAGCGACGCTTCTTTCGCCTCCACCGCCACCTCGTCATCCGAAGACTCCACCTCCTCCCGCCTCCGGTCCACCCCCCGCTCCGTCCTCCCCCCTCCCGCCGGCAAGACTCCCTCCTCCTCTGGATCCGACGACCTCTGGCTCCTCTCCCCCGCCTCCTCCTCCGTCTCCGACCTTTTCGCCGTCTTCGACCGCGACGGCGACGGCAAGATCACGCCGCACGAGCTGGAAGCCGTCCTCCGCCGTCTCGGCGGCGTCGATCCGCCCACCGAGGAGGAGGTAGCGTCGATGGTGGCGGAGGTCGACCGCGACGGCGACGGGTGCATCAGCTTGGAGGAGTTCGGCGCGATCGGAACGGCCTTCGGGCCACCTGCGGGTGCGGAGCTCCGGGAGGCCTTCGCTGTCTTCGACGCCAACGGCGATGGCAAGATCTCGGCGGAGGAATTGCTCGGGGTGTTCAGCACGCTGGGGGACGAAGGGTGTACGCTCGAGGATTGTCGTCGTATGATCGGTGGGGTCGATACGGACGGCGATGGATTCGTGTGCTTCGATGATTTCGTCCGCATGATGGACGGCCGGAGATGA